A section of the Spirochaetaceae bacterium genome encodes:
- a CDS encoding phytanoyl-CoA dioxygenase family protein, producing the protein MSTATLPGTQVAAFWRDGFVVVRGLIEEERVSELLADYDRVLRGEIEVPAFGDRRVKGAMVQLANPSQHIAHWRGHAYFRRALAAARRLIGPDAAYQYDQLIMKPAHYPAQTDWHQDAGYWQDRNGSDRAVTCWLALTPAWKANGGMQFIPGSHRGPIREHVSIADRSEINGALATTADDSKAVAVTLQPGDATFHHCRTLHYAGGNATDTARYAVITHFWSPAR; encoded by the coding sequence GTGAGTACAGCAACGCTACCAGGGACGCAAGTCGCGGCGTTTTGGCGGGACGGGTTCGTCGTGGTCCGGGGACTGATCGAGGAAGAGCGGGTGAGCGAACTGCTGGCCGACTACGACCGGGTGCTGCGCGGTGAGATCGAGGTGCCGGCGTTTGGCGACCGGCGGGTCAAGGGGGCGATGGTGCAGCTTGCCAACCCGTCGCAGCACATCGCGCACTGGCGCGGGCACGCATACTTCCGGCGCGCGCTGGCGGCGGCCAGGCGGTTGATCGGGCCGGACGCGGCGTACCAGTACGATCAGCTCATCATGAAGCCGGCGCACTATCCGGCACAGACCGACTGGCACCAGGATGCCGGCTACTGGCAGGACCGCAACGGATCCGACCGCGCCGTGACCTGCTGGCTGGCGCTGACCCCGGCGTGGAAGGCCAACGGCGGCATGCAGTTCATTCCGGGCAGCCACCGCGGCCCGATCCGGGAGCATGTCTCGATCGCCGACCGGTCGGAGATCAACGGCGCCCTCGCTACCACTGCCGACGACAGCAAGGCGGTGGCCGTCACCCTGCAGCCGGGCGACGCCACCTTCCACCACTGCCGCACGCTGCACTACGCCGGCGGCAACGCCACCGACACCGCGCGCTACGCCGTGATCACCCACTTCTGGTCGCCGGCGCGATAG
- a CDS encoding DUF1907 domain-containing protein, translated as MDTSSARLSAPPLEALCEALARGLKANYRDVRVRVVPCPDLRRVGCSWAGLGGSPGIVDVGGEPYAHNPRYRDVRFAVPDVLRCTGLAGTGVLGAGMACPALIDGHCGEVIANLDVGVRDRSRVARVDERGRCVVEPYGAGVFAGLANLYVCDGAPGPVLEVEVGHRIGAEGSLPQAMRAALAPLAATGLGPIALGGVFELVAGQIRSHVMPDYDCIDVSYYDSERDEVVRDFLRFFEPVGPGLLCFSVLWTGDPTGGALDLRPSGEHTHFYHPRDPGLGGHYHHDVTPDTVHYRGWFAPAEAVYRVGNIYARLRSAEAQVA; from the coding sequence GTGGATACCAGCAGCGCGCGGCTGAGTGCTCCGCCCCTGGAAGCGTTGTGTGAAGCGCTCGCCCGCGGTCTGAAGGCCAACTACCGCGACGTCCGCGTGCGGGTGGTGCCCTGCCCCGACCTGCGCCGTGTCGGCTGTTCGTGGGCTGGCCTGGGGGGCTCGCCGGGCATTGTCGACGTCGGCGGCGAGCCGTACGCCCACAACCCGCGTTACCGCGACGTCCGGTTCGCGGTGCCGGACGTGCTGCGCTGCACCGGCCTCGCCGGCACCGGGGTGCTCGGCGCCGGCATGGCGTGCCCGGCCCTCATCGATGGCCACTGCGGCGAGGTGATCGCCAACCTCGACGTGGGCGTCCGCGACCGGTCGCGGGTGGCGCGGGTGGACGAACGGGGACGCTGCGTGGTGGAACCGTACGGCGCCGGCGTGTTTGCCGGGCTCGCCAACCTGTACGTGTGCGACGGCGCACCGGGGCCGGTCCTGGAAGTGGAGGTCGGCCACCGCATCGGGGCCGAGGGTTCCCTGCCGCAGGCGATGCGGGCGGCCCTCGCTCCGCTGGCGGCGACCGGGCTGGGGCCAATCGCCCTCGGTGGCGTGTTCGAGCTTGTGGCCGGGCAGATCCGCAGTCACGTGATGCCTGACTACGACTGCATCGACGTATCCTACTACGACTCCGAGCGCGACGAGGTGGTCAGGGACTTCCTGCGCTTCTTCGAACCGGTCGGCCCCGGCCTGCTGTGCTTCTCGGTGCTGTGGACCGGCGACCCGACGGGAGGGGCGCTGGATCTGCGCCCGTCGGGCGAACACACACACTTCTACCACCCGCGCGATCCCGGCCTCGGCGGCCACTACCACCACGACGTGACGCCGGACACCGTGCACTACCGCGGCTGGTTTGCGCCGGCGGAAGCAGTCTACCGGGTGGGCAACATCTACGCCCGGTTGCGCAGCGCCGAGGCTCAGGTGGCATAG
- a CDS encoding ketopantoate reductase family protein, with the protein MTPRVAVLGAGAMGCLFGGELAEHGLDVTLIDVWREHVEAINRDGLRIVGHRGNRRVRVRATTDPASCGPVDVVLVHCKAACTVAAVSTARDAGLFRNGTVAISFQNGLGNEETIAEVIGSRRVLGGVTAQGASVEGPGCIRSYADLPSQIGEMGGGVSDRATAIAAVFSEHGLQTVASADIRHDMWKKLMVNVSVSAMSGITNLTISEAVATPELKAMCYGAVAEAVPVACADGVALTHEESRKTLDLIVGPGGTGANKSSLCVDILNRRPTEVDVINGAVVSHGVRHGIETPINATLVALVKGIESRYLAG; encoded by the coding sequence ATGACTCCGAGAGTCGCTGTCCTTGGCGCCGGAGCCATGGGATGTCTGTTCGGCGGAGAGCTCGCCGAGCACGGCCTTGACGTCACGCTGATAGACGTGTGGCGCGAGCATGTCGAAGCGATCAACCGCGACGGGTTGCGCATCGTGGGCCATCGCGGCAATCGCCGCGTCCGCGTGCGGGCGACCACCGATCCCGCATCGTGCGGACCGGTGGACGTGGTGCTGGTGCACTGCAAAGCGGCGTGCACGGTGGCCGCGGTGAGCACCGCGCGCGACGCCGGACTGTTTCGCAACGGTACGGTCGCCATCAGCTTCCAGAACGGCCTCGGCAACGAAGAGACGATCGCCGAGGTGATCGGTTCCCGGCGGGTGCTCGGCGGCGTGACCGCGCAGGGAGCGAGCGTCGAGGGGCCGGGCTGCATCCGCAGCTACGCCGACCTGCCGAGCCAGATCGGCGAGATGGGCGGCGGTGTCAGCGACCGCGCCACGGCGATCGCGGCCGTGTTCAGCGAACACGGCCTGCAGACCGTAGCGAGCGCCGACATCCGCCATGACATGTGGAAGAAGCTGATGGTGAACGTCAGCGTGAGTGCGATGTCGGGCATTACCAACCTGACCATCAGCGAGGCGGTGGCGACTCCCGAACTGAAGGCGATGTGCTACGGCGCGGTAGCGGAGGCGGTGCCGGTGGCCTGTGCCGACGGCGTCGCCCTTACGCACGAGGAGAGCCGCAAGACGCTCGACCTGATTGTTGGTCCGGGCGGTACCGGAGCCAACAAGTCGAGCCTGTGCGTCGACATCCTGAACCGGCGGCCCACCGAGGTCGACGTGATCAATGGCGCCGTGGTGTCGCACGGCGTCCGGCACGGCATCGAGACGCCGATCAACGCCACCCTGGTAGCGCTGGTCAAGGGCATCGAGTCCCGTTACCTCGCCGGCTAG
- a CDS encoding SDR family oxidoreductase, producing the protein MNGRTAVVTGANSGVGRSATGLLLAAGARVTLVCRDRGRGERALAELQSDHPCATATLEIADLAAMGSVRTLAARLAGRHDSIDILVNNAGVWRNRLELTAAGFERTFATNHLGHFLLTNRLLPRLSGGGHIVNVSSEAHRSGDLRRTDLDEIARGRAWRGTFPAYADSKLANVLFTVEAARRWREHGVTVNAVHPGVLATGLWNQNSGVLAAVLRFFKLFMRSPRVGGNAVFSALERALRDGATGRYFRVTGESAPQPQAVDKALAHELWERSLRWTASPAVCTGSGC; encoded by the coding sequence TTGAACGGCCGCACCGCGGTCGTGACCGGCGCCAATTCCGGCGTCGGGCGCTCGGCCACCGGGTTGCTGCTGGCGGCCGGCGCTCGTGTCACGCTGGTGTGCCGCGACCGCGGCCGGGGCGAACGCGCACTGGCCGAGTTGCAGTCCGATCATCCGTGCGCAACAGCTACGCTCGAGATCGCCGACCTGGCGGCCATGGGGAGCGTGCGGACGCTGGCGGCCCGCCTCGCCGGCAGGCACGATAGCATAGATATCCTGGTAAACAACGCCGGCGTGTGGCGCAACCGGCTGGAGTTGACGGCCGCGGGGTTCGAGCGCACGTTCGCCACCAATCACCTGGGCCACTTCCTGCTGACCAACCGGTTGCTTCCGCGGCTGAGCGGCGGCGGCCACATTGTCAACGTCAGTTCCGAGGCTCACCGCAGCGGCGACCTGCGGCGCACGGACCTGGACGAGATTGCGCGCGGCCGCGCCTGGCGCGGCACCTTTCCTGCCTATGCCGACTCGAAGCTGGCCAACGTGCTGTTCACGGTCGAGGCGGCGCGGCGCTGGCGGGAGCACGGCGTAACCGTCAACGCCGTGCATCCCGGCGTGCTGGCGACCGGCCTCTGGAATCAGAACAGCGGTGTACTTGCGGCCGTCCTGCGCTTCTTCAAGTTGTTCATGCGTAGCCCCCGGGTCGGCGGCAATGCAGTGTTTAGCGCGCTGGAACGTGCGCTGCGGGATGGAGCCACTGGACGCTACTTTCGCGTAACCGGCGAATCGGCCCCGCAGCCGCAAGCTGTCGACAAGGCGTTGGCACATGAACTCTGGGAGCGTAGTCTCCGGTGGACCGCGAGCCCGGCAGTTTGCACCGGTTCGGGGTGCTGA
- a CDS encoding sterol desaturase family protein produces MAEADLTGRSVRGEWQPESLPKPSPLFTKPLKLRPIFNFFFAHDGLLYPKNAIYAGLAVVAWLWFTPSFARTETFAIGWIAELYLRNAALLILVAGGLHLRLYMKRAQGQRYKYNPRWLGGSSRAFMFGNQTRDNVFWTLASGCTIWTLYEAVTLWFYANEFIFSVSWARHPVYCVLMMVFILLFRQAHFYWTHRLTHWKPLYKWAHYLHHKNVNIGPWSGLSMHPIEHVLYLSGVVIHWIIPSHPLHAIFHLLHAGISPAAGHAGFYKFELGEKHAMSNGGYFHYLHHRYFDCNYGNEGVPLDKWFGSFHDGSPEAHKAMRERKRKLGNRGAPVTIN; encoded by the coding sequence ATGGCCGAAGCCGATCTGACGGGGCGCTCAGTACGGGGCGAGTGGCAGCCCGAGTCGCTGCCCAAACCGTCACCGCTGTTCACCAAGCCGCTCAAGTTGCGTCCGATCTTCAACTTCTTTTTCGCACATGACGGGTTGCTGTACCCCAAGAACGCCATCTACGCCGGCCTCGCCGTGGTCGCCTGGCTGTGGTTCACGCCGAGCTTCGCGCGCACCGAGACGTTCGCGATCGGCTGGATCGCCGAACTCTATCTGCGCAACGCGGCGCTGCTGATCCTGGTCGCCGGCGGCCTGCACCTGCGGCTGTACATGAAGCGCGCCCAGGGGCAGCGCTACAAGTACAACCCGCGCTGGCTTGGCGGCAGCAGCCGCGCGTTCATGTTCGGCAACCAGACCCGCGACAACGTGTTCTGGACGCTCGCGAGCGGCTGCACCATCTGGACGCTCTACGAGGCGGTCACGCTGTGGTTCTACGCCAACGAGTTCATCTTCTCCGTCAGTTGGGCGCGGCACCCGGTGTACTGCGTGCTGATGATGGTGTTCATCCTGCTGTTCCGGCAGGCGCACTTCTACTGGACGCACCGCCTCACCCATTGGAAGCCGCTGTACAAGTGGGCCCACTACCTGCATCACAAGAACGTAAACATCGGGCCGTGGTCGGGGCTTTCGATGCACCCGATAGAGCACGTGCTCTACCTTTCCGGCGTGGTGATCCACTGGATCATCCCCTCGCATCCGCTGCACGCCATTTTCCACCTGCTGCACGCCGGCATCAGCCCGGCTGCCGGCCACGCCGGGTTCTACAAGTTCGAGCTCGGTGAGAAGCATGCGATGAGCAACGGCGGCTACTTCCACTACCTGCATCACCGCTACTTCGATTGCAACTACGGCAACGAAGGGGTGCCGCTGGACAAGTGGTTCGGCAGCTTTCACGACGGTTCGCCCGAGGCGCACAAGGCGATGCGCGAGCGCAAGCGCAAGCTCGGCAACCGTGGAGCACCGGTCACCATAAACTGA
- a CDS encoding alcohol dehydrogenase catalytic domain-containing protein: MANKMKSVRWTDDLKLAIGESEVADPGPGEVQIAVASAGICGSDLHFYRNEFTPRPGVTPGHEVAGTVTAVGAGVRHVREGDLVGVEPLLSCGSCSFCLTGNYHVCTERGLVGETAAGGMSELATVPARTAYRAPDGADGEVIALAEPLACSVHGYGKIGLRARETVLIIGAGSIGLTALIAAKASGTTALITARHPHQQEAARRLGADEVIADDEAGRERLQELARMRVVDVAVETVGGRGDTLLTAQLAIRPKGRLLLLGVFTVPTVGINPLLLAKHEVEIVGAMTYSATNGRADYQIAMEMVADNAAAARSLVTQRFPLDAVHDAFGAALDKSSRSIKVHINPNG, translated from the coding sequence ATGGCGAACAAGATGAAGTCGGTACGCTGGACGGATGATCTGAAGCTGGCGATCGGGGAGTCGGAGGTGGCGGACCCGGGGCCGGGCGAGGTGCAGATTGCGGTGGCAAGCGCCGGCATCTGCGGCTCCGACCTGCACTTCTACCGCAACGAGTTCACGCCGCGCCCGGGAGTGACGCCCGGCCACGAGGTGGCGGGTACGGTGACCGCGGTCGGCGCCGGCGTCCGCCACGTGCGAGAAGGCGACCTCGTGGGTGTCGAACCGTTGCTGAGCTGCGGGTCCTGCTCCTTCTGCCTGACCGGCAACTACCACGTGTGCACCGAACGCGGACTGGTGGGGGAGACGGCCGCCGGCGGCATGAGCGAGCTGGCCACGGTCCCGGCGCGCACCGCCTACCGTGCTCCGGATGGTGCCGACGGCGAAGTGATCGCGCTTGCCGAGCCGCTCGCGTGCTCGGTGCACGGCTACGGCAAGATAGGCCTGCGCGCCCGCGAGACGGTGCTGATCATCGGTGCCGGATCGATCGGCCTGACCGCCCTGATCGCCGCCAAGGCGAGCGGAACCACGGCTCTGATCACGGCCCGCCACCCGCACCAGCAGGAAGCGGCCCGGCGCCTCGGTGCCGACGAGGTGATTGCCGACGACGAGGCCGGGCGCGAGCGCCTGCAGGAGCTCGCCCGGATGCGCGTGGTCGACGTGGCGGTGGAAACGGTCGGCGGGCGCGGGGACACCCTGCTCACCGCCCAGCTCGCGATACGGCCGAAGGGGCGGCTCCTGCTGCTCGGCGTATTCACCGTGCCCACCGTCGGCATCAATCCGCTGCTGTTGGCCAAGCACGAGGTGGAGATCGTCGGCGCCATGACCTACTCGGCCACCAACGGCCGTGCCGACTACCAGATCGCAATGGAAATGGTTGCCGACAACGCCGCTGCCGCCCGCTCCCTGGTAACCCAGCGCTTCCCGCTCGATGCGGTGCACGATGCGTTCGGCGCCGCCCTCGACAAGTCCTCGCGCTCCATCAAGGTGCACATCAATCCCAACGGTTGA
- a CDS encoding AGE family epimerase/isomerase — MALNYRDPAVLREHVRRIIDFYHPACIDTERGGYINQFTDDGTIYDRDTKHLVGTSRFVFNYAVAAELFDNDAYRSAAAHGVAFLQSGHRQSDGGFAWVLGAAGVEDGARHAYGHAFVLLAAAMAARVGVAGAQALAGEVYDLLEQRFWEPAARLYADEIAAGDWRAVDPYRGQNANMHLCEALLAAYETTREARYLDRALTLATRICVELAAPAQGLIWEHYTTGWEHDWQYNRDDPRNLFRPYGYLPGHFVEWAKLLLILERHRPEPWQLPAAVRLFDTALARSWDEQYGGMHYTFAPDGTILDTDRYYWVLAETVAAAAVLAVRTGEARYWDSYDRAWQYADRHFVDHVHGAWYRVLDRGGRRYDDRKSPPTKTDYHPLGACYEILRVLP; from the coding sequence ATGGCCCTGAATTACCGTGATCCCGCCGTGCTCCGCGAGCACGTCCGGAGGATCATCGACTTCTACCACCCGGCGTGCATCGACACCGAGCGCGGCGGCTACATCAACCAGTTCACCGACGACGGCACCATCTACGACCGGGACACCAAGCACCTGGTGGGCACCTCCCGTTTCGTGTTCAACTACGCGGTCGCCGCCGAACTGTTCGATAACGACGCGTACCGGTCGGCGGCCGCCCACGGAGTTGCGTTCCTGCAGTCGGGACACCGGCAGAGCGACGGCGGCTTCGCCTGGGTGCTCGGCGCAGCCGGGGTAGAGGATGGCGCCCGCCACGCATACGGCCATGCCTTCGTGCTGCTGGCAGCCGCCATGGCGGCGCGCGTCGGCGTGGCCGGCGCACAGGCTCTTGCCGGCGAGGTCTACGACCTGCTCGAACAACGGTTCTGGGAACCGGCCGCGCGACTCTACGCGGATGAGATCGCCGCCGGAGACTGGCGGGCGGTGGACCCCTACCGGGGACAGAACGCCAACATGCACCTGTGCGAGGCGCTGCTCGCGGCCTACGAGACCACCCGCGAAGCGCGCTACCTTGACCGGGCGCTCACCCTGGCGACCCGAATCTGCGTCGAGCTTGCGGCGCCGGCGCAGGGGCTGATCTGGGAGCACTACACCACCGGCTGGGAACACGACTGGCAATACAACCGCGACGATCCCCGCAACCTGTTCCGCCCCTACGGCTACCTGCCCGGACACTTCGTGGAGTGGGCCAAGCTGCTGCTGATTCTGGAGCGCCACCGGCCCGAGCCGTGGCAGTTGCCGGCCGCCGTGCGGCTGTTCGACACCGCGCTGGCGCGAAGCTGGGACGAGCAGTACGGGGGCATGCACTACACGTTCGCGCCGGACGGGACGATTCTCGATACCGACCGCTACTACTGGGTGCTCGCCGAGACGGTCGCCGCCGCGGCGGTGCTGGCCGTGCGCACCGGAGAAGCGCGTTACTGGGACAGCTACGACCGCGCCTGGCAATATGCCGACCGCCATTTCGTGGACCACGTCCACGGCGCGTGGTACCGGGTGCTGGACAGAGGCGGGCGCCGCTACGACGACAGGAAGAGCCCGCCGACCAAGACCGACTATCACCCGCTCGGCGCCTGCTACGAGATCCTGCGCGTTCTCCCATAG